A region from the Verrucomicrobiota bacterium genome encodes:
- the proC gene encoding pyrroline-5-carboxylate reductase gives MKLGIIGCGKMGSALIDGALQGKVVQSSDLRAFDLHSPSLEAFAAQTGAQPASSNQEVIDESEVVLLCTKPQDLPALLASLEFARQPLLLSIAAGLALATLETSVGGDCPIIRVMPNTPALVGQGASAYALGTRATRQHAAMAQAIFGAVGIAHEVKEDLLDAVTGLSGSGPAYVYTLIETLADAGVQNGLPREIALDLALQTVLGAASMVKETGQHPAVLRDMVTSPGGTTIAGLAALEEKGLRAALLAGVKAATTRSQELGQ, from the coding sequence ATGAAACTCGGGATCATTGGCTGCGGGAAAATGGGCAGCGCTCTCATCGACGGCGCGCTCCAAGGGAAGGTGGTCCAGTCGAGCGACCTCCGAGCTTTCGATCTCCACTCGCCCTCGCTGGAAGCCTTTGCCGCCCAAACCGGGGCCCAACCCGCGTCCTCCAACCAAGAGGTCATCGACGAAAGCGAAGTCGTCCTCCTCTGCACCAAGCCGCAAGATCTCCCGGCCCTGCTGGCCAGTTTGGAGTTCGCTCGCCAGCCCCTTTTGCTCTCCATCGCGGCCGGACTGGCCCTCGCCACCCTCGAAACGTCGGTTGGCGGTGATTGCCCCATCATTCGAGTGATGCCCAACACCCCAGCCCTGGTGGGTCAAGGCGCCTCCGCCTACGCCCTCGGAACACGGGCCACCCGCCAGCACGCGGCCATGGCCCAGGCCATCTTCGGCGCCGTGGGCATCGCGCACGAAGTGAAAGAGGATCTGCTGGATGCAGTGACCGGCCTCAGCGGGAGCGGCCCGGCCTACGTCTACACTCTCATCGAAACGCTGGCCGACGCGGGCGTGCAAAATGGCTTGCCCCGTGAGATCGCGCTTGACCTTGCCCTGCAAACCGTCTTGGGCGCAGCCAGCATGGTAAAGGAAACCGGGCAGCACCCGGCCGTCTTGCGCGACATGGTCACCAGCCCCGGCGGCACCACCATCGCAGGCTTGGCTGCTTTGGAAGAAAAGGGCCTGCGAGCGGCTTTGCTGGCCGGGGTGAAAGCGGCCACCACGCGCTCCCAAGAATTGGGCCAGTAA
- the sufD gene encoding Fe-S cluster assembly protein SufD codes for MLEETLEMESSTSNPPSKLLETLPAAPAPNLPDWYLESRRVAWDRFQALPLPQRKDESWRFANWKEANLSHYVRAKALPQDHAAALAARLPKLEGAIARFVFVNGHLAVREVGELPEGVTALPLNEALQTAPELVRPLFAEQRQELGSAKYAALHKATSDHGIFLHAADQVELKRPIEVVHWVSGEDAAVLPRTLVSAGKNAELHLIERLFNADATTSGLIMTKADLHAAEGGRVRYAIQQDLNMESRFMQLQNTVVARDADIKSLFMHVGSRWVRSENLSRMTGTGANSEMLSLAVAGETQEMDQRTLQSHEAPHTTSDLLYKNALYDEARSIFAGLIRVDEGAHYTDAYQTCRNLLLSDKAEANSMPGLEINADQVKCSHGSTSGSIPDEDLFYFMSRGIDARAARKLIIFGFSKEVIDRIGDETIVKLLLETVNAKFVRLGV; via the coding sequence ATGCTCGAAGAAACTTTGGAAATGGAATCCTCCACCTCGAACCCCCCGTCGAAACTGTTGGAGACCTTGCCGGCCGCCCCGGCACCCAATCTACCCGATTGGTATCTCGAATCACGTCGCGTGGCGTGGGATCGCTTCCAGGCCCTCCCGCTGCCTCAGCGCAAAGACGAAAGTTGGCGCTTCGCCAACTGGAAGGAGGCCAACCTCAGCCATTATGTCCGCGCCAAGGCGCTTCCCCAGGACCACGCCGCGGCTCTCGCGGCCCGCCTGCCGAAGCTCGAAGGAGCCATCGCTCGCTTCGTCTTTGTGAACGGGCACCTGGCGGTCCGGGAAGTGGGGGAGTTGCCTGAAGGCGTGACCGCTCTCCCTCTCAACGAGGCTCTCCAAACGGCCCCTGAATTGGTCCGACCCCTCTTCGCGGAACAGCGGCAGGAGCTGGGTTCGGCCAAATACGCGGCCCTTCACAAGGCGACTTCCGACCATGGGATTTTCCTCCATGCAGCCGACCAAGTCGAACTGAAGCGGCCGATCGAAGTGGTCCATTGGGTTTCCGGAGAGGACGCGGCCGTCCTCCCACGAACACTTGTGAGCGCCGGAAAGAATGCCGAACTGCATCTCATCGAACGGCTCTTCAACGCGGACGCCACCACTTCCGGTCTCATCATGACCAAGGCTGATCTGCATGCGGCCGAGGGCGGCCGGGTTCGATACGCCATCCAGCAAGACCTCAATATGGAGAGTCGGTTCATGCAGTTGCAGAACACGGTGGTGGCGCGGGATGCCGATATCAAAAGTCTCTTCATGCATGTGGGGAGTCGCTGGGTTCGCTCCGAAAATCTCAGCCGGATGACCGGCACCGGAGCCAACAGCGAAATGCTCTCGCTGGCGGTGGCCGGTGAGACCCAGGAGATGGACCAACGCACCCTTCAAAGTCACGAGGCCCCCCACACCACCAGCGATCTTCTCTACAAAAATGCTCTCTACGATGAAGCCCGCTCCATCTTTGCCGGCCTCATTCGGGTGGATGAGGGGGCGCATTACACCGATGCCTACCAGACCTGCCGGAACCTTCTTTTGAGTGACAAGGCCGAGGCCAACTCCATGCCCGGTCTGGAAATCAATGCGGACCAGGTGAAGTGCAGTCACGGCTCCACTTCGGGATCGATCCCGGATGAGGATCTCTTCTACTTCATGTCACGAGGCATCGATGCGCGGGCGGCCCGGAAGTTGATCATCTTTGGCTTTTCCAAGGAAGTGATCGATCGGATCGGCGACGAGACAATTGTGAAGCTGCTCCTCGAAACGGTGAATGCCAAGTTTGTACGCTTGGGCGTCTGA
- a CDS encoding transcriptional repressor, which translates to MSTPIHDKRLRRALKKGSGDFRMTKQRREVFDTLMEKRSHPTASEVYDLVKQKVANISLATVYNCLETLTNAGLVRQVNFDRSPSRYCPNLTDHAHFHCDVCESVRDIPLRKGAAVTESWVFPRGTSLIEANMTFHGVCPDCRDQA; encoded by the coding sequence ATGAGCACCCCCATCCATGACAAGCGACTTCGCCGGGCCTTGAAAAAGGGTTCGGGAGATTTTCGCATGACCAAACAGCGCCGGGAAGTCTTCGATACCTTGATGGAGAAGCGGAGTCATCCCACGGCCTCCGAGGTCTATGATCTTGTGAAACAAAAAGTCGCCAACATCTCCCTAGCCACCGTTTACAACTGTCTGGAGACGCTGACCAATGCGGGGCTCGTGCGACAGGTGAATTTCGATCGCTCGCCTTCCCGCTATTGTCCCAATCTGACCGACCATGCCCACTTCCACTGTGATGTCTGCGAGTCGGTCCGCGACATACCCCTCCGCAAGGGCGCAGCGGTCACCGAGAGCTGGGTTTTCCCGCGCGGGACCTCCCTCATCGAAGCCAACATGACCTTTCACGGGGTTTGTCCCGACTGCCGAGATCAAGCCTAA
- the sufB gene encoding Fe-S cluster assembly protein SufB: MSTIDPEAQTVQDIASEKDEIGNFYFPEKHTYDAGVGLTEETIDYISNVKGDPDWVREFRKRGLAQFWKKPMPTNWATKDLENIDFSKIRYYLSSGAQPKRSWDEVPDEVKETFERLGIPEQERKFLAGVEAQYDSEAAYSNVKEELAKEGVIFVNSTEGLKEHAEVFKRWFGKVIPTGDNKFSALNSAVFSGGSFIYVPPGVKVKHPLQAYFRINSENFGQFERTLIIADEGAEVMYMEGCTAPKFETSTLHSAVVELVAMKDAKIQYVTVQNWSSNVFNLVTKRGLAHENAEVRWIDCNIGSRLTMKYPGVIMKGRKARGEVISIALANDGQHQDTGAKMIHGADETSSNVISKSISVGEGRSTYRGQVHIPKHLRGCKNNTECDALLINTRSRTDTYPAITVRGNQHATQHEASVSQVSEEQIFYMQQRGLSEAEAMSLSVNGFINDLVREFPMEYSVELKRLIELEMEGSVG, translated from the coding sequence ATGAGCACCATCGATCCAGAAGCACAAACCGTTCAGGACATTGCCAGTGAGAAAGATGAAATCGGGAATTTCTACTTTCCCGAAAAACACACTTACGACGCGGGCGTTGGGCTGACCGAAGAGACCATTGATTACATTTCCAACGTCAAAGGCGATCCCGATTGGGTGAGGGAATTCCGCAAGCGTGGACTGGCCCAGTTTTGGAAAAAACCCATGCCGACCAACTGGGCGACCAAGGACCTAGAGAATATCGATTTTAGTAAAATTCGTTATTATCTCTCCTCCGGCGCGCAGCCCAAGCGGAGTTGGGATGAGGTGCCCGATGAAGTGAAGGAGACTTTCGAGCGACTGGGAATCCCGGAACAGGAGCGTAAGTTCTTAGCCGGGGTCGAGGCGCAGTATGATTCCGAAGCGGCCTACTCCAACGTGAAGGAAGAGCTGGCTAAGGAAGGGGTCATCTTCGTGAATAGCACGGAGGGCCTGAAAGAGCATGCCGAGGTCTTCAAACGATGGTTTGGCAAAGTCATCCCGACCGGAGACAACAAATTTTCCGCGCTCAATAGCGCCGTTTTCAGTGGAGGGAGCTTCATTTATGTCCCTCCCGGGGTCAAAGTGAAGCATCCTTTGCAGGCCTACTTCCGGATCAATTCAGAGAATTTCGGGCAGTTTGAACGGACGCTCATCATTGCCGATGAGGGAGCGGAAGTGATGTATATGGAAGGGTGCACCGCGCCCAAGTTTGAGACCTCCACCCTTCACAGCGCGGTGGTGGAGCTGGTCGCGATGAAGGATGCGAAGATTCAGTATGTCACGGTCCAAAATTGGAGCAGCAATGTCTTCAATTTGGTGACAAAGCGTGGTCTGGCGCACGAGAACGCAGAGGTTCGTTGGATCGATTGCAATATTGGTTCTCGGCTCACCATGAAGTATCCAGGCGTCATCATGAAGGGTCGCAAGGCTCGAGGGGAGGTCATCAGCATCGCTTTGGCCAATGACGGACAGCATCAGGACACGGGCGCCAAGATGATTCACGGGGCGGATGAGACTTCTTCCAACGTGATTTCCAAGAGCATCAGCGTGGGAGAAGGTCGTTCGACTTATCGTGGCCAAGTCCACATCCCCAAGCACCTTCGCGGCTGCAAAAACAACACGGAGTGCGATGCCCTGCTCATCAACACCCGCAGTCGCACCGATACCTACCCGGCCATCACGGTGCGGGGTAACCAGCACGCCACCCAGCACGAGGCCAGCGTCAGCCAAGTGAGTGAGGAGCAGATTTTCTACATGCAACAACGCGGTCTCAGCGAGGCTGAGGCCATGAGCTTGAGCGTGAACGGTTTCATTAACGATCTCGTGAGAGAATTCCCGATGGAATACAGCGTCGAGCTGAAAAGGCTGATTGAATTGGAGATGGAAGGCTCTGTTGGCTGA
- the sufC gene encoding Fe-S cluster assembly ATPase SufC yields MSKLAIQNLAARVEEKDILKGLTLTIPQGEVHAIMGPNGSGKSTLSKVLAGHEGYEVTGGEVSMDGEDILEMEIDERSRAGLFLAFQYPSEIPGVSNANFLRAALQARLPKGEDIDAVAFYQKMYARMDELEIDRSFTARSVNEGFSGGEKKRNEILQMMLLEPKYCLLDETDSGLDIDALKIVAQGVNSMRSPERGFLVITHYQRLLDYIVPDHVHIMYHGRIVHSGTKELALELEEKGYDWVKEELVTA; encoded by the coding sequence ATGAGTAAACTTGCCATTCAAAATTTAGCCGCCCGGGTTGAAGAGAAAGACATTCTCAAAGGACTCACCCTGACCATCCCCCAAGGAGAAGTTCACGCCATCATGGGGCCAAATGGTTCCGGCAAGAGCACCTTATCGAAGGTGTTGGCCGGCCATGAGGGCTATGAGGTGACCGGGGGCGAGGTGTCGATGGACGGGGAAGACATCCTCGAAATGGAAATCGACGAACGTTCCCGGGCCGGTCTCTTTTTGGCCTTTCAGTATCCCTCCGAGATCCCCGGGGTCAGCAACGCCAATTTTCTGCGCGCGGCCCTGCAAGCCCGCCTTCCCAAGGGCGAGGACATCGACGCGGTCGCCTTTTACCAGAAGATGTATGCCCGGATGGACGAGTTGGAGATCGACCGTTCTTTCACCGCTCGCTCCGTCAATGAAGGTTTCTCGGGCGGGGAGAAGAAGCGGAATGAAATCCTCCAAATGATGCTGTTGGAGCCGAAGTATTGTCTTTTGGACGAAACCGATTCGGGACTGGATATCGATGCTCTCAAAATTGTAGCGCAAGGAGTCAATTCCATGCGCTCGCCCGAACGGGGCTTCCTCGTCATCACACACTACCAGCGCCTCTTGGACTACATCGTGCCGGATCATGTCCACATTATGTATCATGGCCGGATTGTTCACAGTGGAACGAAAGAGTTGGCCTTGGAGCTAGAAGAGAAAGGCTACGATTGGGTCAAGGAAGAACTGGTGACCGCTTGA